CTAAGTTTGTATTAGCGACCTGTTTTGGCTCGTCCATTAAGATCTGGGTACCAGTAGAAATGGTTCCATATTGAATATATGAGAatctaaattaaaaacaaagatTTTCCAATCTTGAGCTTAGCGTTGGCCCTTCATTCAAACCTTGATCGTAAAGATCGAAATTGCGTTgtggtttttgtttgtttttagctTTCTTGTGGGTGGATATCATGTTTTAAAACTAACATGCAGATTCAGTCGATCTACCCAAAGTTCACCGTTCTCAGCCATTGTGATCACGAACATTACTCCGTGACTTCAGGTTTGATTACAGCTTAACTAGTATAGCTAGTTGAGGAGATCTTTCGTACTGCCTAGAAAAATCAATGTACAAGGTTTTTCTGTTGAACCGAAGGTAGTCCTTttcttgtgtttctctatggAAGCAAATACTTTCGGTTTCTCTAAGCGGAATAAGAAAGTTATTCAACATTGCTCCAGGTCCGCGTAGCAACCATGTAAAGGATATTCATGCAGAACTCCCACGTCCATCGTTAATCCCGATTTTGGCTGACCATGCTGATGCTGTTAGTGTTAGAACCGCGTTATCGTTGTAGCAATAATCAAATCGTTTTTACTTCGTAGACAACCCCATAAGGAGGGTAAATTTAGGTATCTGCATGTTTTAAGCTGAAGAGAACTATAAGTTCAGAAGGAAATCTATGAAAGCCTCTTTGACAAACAACTCCCAACAATCGCCAGGCCTCAATTATGCGCACATTTAATAAACAGTTGTATACATAATTTCTAAGTTGTTTCTTTTCGCATTTTGGTGTATTTCACGTCCAAACAGGAGCTCAAGAAATCAGGTCATGCACATCTATTTACGACATTTCTCAGCCAATTCTTACTACACCTTTAATCTAGCTTTTATTAATGATGATTGCTCAACGGTGACCTACAAACATATCGAAACGCGATACATTTCTTCATTTCCCATTCTAGACTGCAATTTCTCGGCCGGCCCTAGTCCATCCCATCCTACATATGAATGCTAGCAACTTCTTAACGTTGCCGGCGTTAAAATCGATAAATCCATATAAAAAGTCAAGGGAAATTTCCGTGCACCTCTGGGGATTTGAATAATTCAGCTCGTTCCAAGTCCTTATGCTCGTCCTTTTTGTTCTTTGGCTTGACCGGTGAATTGCCTTGATGGTTATTTTCACGAAACGCACAAAAGGCTTTAATTATTTCATTTGGTTTAGTAGTGGCAACGTTGAGAGCGTTTGGATGACCAACACCTTATGGTAGTTGGCGGTTGACTCGGAGGGGATAGCAAACCCCGTCCTTTCCGTTTGACTAGCTTGTGAACTGTTTTACGGGTTAAATTTGATTCTGGGGCATGGTTATAATCGATAGGAGGAGTTAGCCTTTTTTTGGATGGTTTTGCTTATGAATTGATAGACCCGAAGGGATAATAAGTAAAAGAGCAGCCAAGTCTTTTCGCGATTGCTGGAAACCATGCATATTGAGAAGGACTTTGAATGAGATTAGGAAATATGTATCATATTCATCATCCGGTAAAGACGGTTTCAAGTCCATTTGTGGAAGGAGGAAGGACGAGTTACAGTAGTGTGGGGCTTCCAATACCCGGACATCTAAGGAAGTAGATGAGGTTTTCAACAGTATTCGCTATTAAGGTACAAATTAACTTAAAGTGTTCCTTACTTGTCATAAAAAGAGATGAAAAGGAATAGACATTCGTGGGCTATCATCCTGTAAGATTCGAAATCTTCTTAATGTAGAAACGTTAGCTATACCTCGAAAAAGGGGTAAGGGGGAAAAGGTCAAAAATGTTGGCTATCGTACTAGGAAACGAGTTTGTTTTTGAAATAAGTGTTCGCTCCTCGACAACTGTATCGAGGGTCCctagaatgctcactttctctaAATTGAACAGGAGCTCCAGTTTCACAAGTTCGAGTTAAGTGAGGCTAAAAGGTAGGACTCTGGTGGGTATTCCTTTCCTTCTTGTGGCACGGTACCCTGGAAAGCCTGACAGGAGCAATAATTTAATGCTTATGGCAATAATACAATGCTACtgactttctatgagcaattgaaTGCAATGCTGGAGGCTTCCAAAAtgtgtgacattgtgatcgagTGAAGTCTCGGATATATGATGGGGAACAAAGTCTTGGCGcctgtaacgataatggtgagaggtttgcatatttctgcagcttccactacCTTGCCATTAGTGGCATATTATTCGAATACAAAGTTTGCCATAACGCCAGCTGCCTTTCATCAGCGGTAGATTTAGGaactgtcttctggatgtgtttAACAAGAGATGCTCTGATTTCGACTTCGAAAGGAatcatttgatggtcgcttgctgcGTCCGCCACCTcacgaggtttggaagactgCGGCGCTGCAACTGCAATTTTTTCAGGCGCTACTCAGTTCGCCGACCAAGTTCCGGAGGGCCGTTACATCATCTGGCTGACTACGGAATCATGAAAATGGCTCAATATACGGGGATGGCTAGTCAGCATTATGTGCGGATACGGATGGTcattaagattccgaaaaagtACCCGTCTTGAATGCGGTAATTGCAGGTATATTAGCCTGCTccctgccatcgcaaagataCTAGCTAAAATAATAGTGAAACATGTCATAGAATATTTCGAAGGCTTTATCGACAGGGAGCAGGTTGGTAGCCGCTTTGGATCCTCTTGCTTTGTCCATTTTTAGATAGTGTGCGGAGTTCAAATCTTCGctttacctgctcttcatcgatttggaGGAAGCTTTCGACGGCGTGAATAACAAGTTGAGAGATCTTGGGTGTTTTACAGAGGAAAGGCATTCCGGaggaactaatagttattatcaaatTGACATATGCTAtcgtaaaatgtcacgtgctgcccGAGGTGCAGAGGAATTTGAGATTAAAAGTGGAGTCCTTCAAGGCTGCATCCTTgtaccaatattttttttatactcGGTGATATGTTTTATCTACCATGTCAGGATCAtgttatctttcctcaaatatttcAATTACATTGATGACATCTACTTGTTCGCTTCCAAGTCCTGGATTTTAGCTAAATGACTCTAAATGAATgggctgaaaataaacaccaacaaaaaatcAAGGTCCTCAGTTTGACGAAATAGTGTTATAGCTGCGTTTCGATAGCACTCGCGGGCCTCGCGTGTGCACAGACGACGAGGGCAGTCAAAGCCTTCGTTTACTTGTCGAAACATGTAATTGTATGTATTATATTCAATGTGATTTAATGGAATATTCTGCTTGTTTCTCAGCTGATTTGACATTTCGTCGCGATATTTTCAAGTCACAACCCGAAGGCGATCAAAAGCTGACATAATGCTCGCGGTTAGACACAAACCTCATACGGTACGCCTTGTGAGGCTCGCGAGCGTTCAGAACTTGAAACGGAAGTTAACTTATGAAGCGCGGTCACCACACCATCCAcactttttctctttttattaGCTCCGAAGATATTTCATCCACACCTGGGACTTGTTGTTTCTCAGAGTTTTTAGTGCGTCTTCGACTTCTTCGAGTGTAAATAGTTGGACGAGTACCTGTACGGCATCTGCTCGTTCGATGTGCGGAAATTGGGTTGAGACATTGAGTAGCTCCTCCAAGTATTGGACCATAAATTTTTTATCTGGTGAATGTCCCCGATAAGCTTCCTGGCTGCATTTGCATTTGCAAAATATGGTTCAGGGCTGGAATCCTGCTGCCATTCTTTTCATAGATTGCAAACTGTGTGTGCCAGGAGTTaactctgtggaagagctacttccatgctAGGAAAGTATTCGCCAAGTCGTTAGTGAGGTGCGTAGGTTAATGCGGAACGCGACTACCCACATGGATCTATCGCAGCTTCATTTATATGGTACCTGGTGATAGACGAACTGTTGGGCGAGCTTAATTCGATGGTTGAATGGGTTGCTTACGCGGATGCTTCTTTTATTCTTGTTGAGAGGAACAGCCAACTTGAGCTGCAGCAGTGGGGTACTGAGCACATACGGTCTCTTAAAGTCAGTGTCGCAAACTCAGCGAGAAAAACCGTCACGATATTGCTGAAAGGCAACTTTCGTCGTTCGTCACTGGTCAAATTGAAGAAAGTGAATCTAAAATACCAGTAGACAGTAACATAtttgggagtcacgatcgcggaatGCGTGTTTAACTAGATTGGGGCTTGGCTTGTGACATTTAATAAGATTTAAATGAGGTCTAAGCAGgcgagctgctagatccatataTGTAGGCCTTTTCTTCCATGCTCCACATATAGGTCCCCTTTGTTATATGATTTTGCATTGACGACGTAGGGCGGAAAACCGTTCTGAACTAGTCAGCGGGTGACATTGTTAGCGCGTTTTTCTGTAAATCTTCAAACAGATTTAAACAATAGTAGTCGGGTGCAGAAGTTTGGACTGATTGCGGTCATGAGATTGTTAGATGAgattattatatttaagtggcaGATTAGATgaaacaaatgtgaagaaggtCGGGTGACATATAAGTACGTAAAATGTGTGGCTGCCAGAGAAAATTCCATCGTGGTTTTTGGGCTTGAGGTGGTCTTTCTCCTCACGGGGCATGATAGCTCGCGGAACTGTGCCTCCAGAGCAGGCTCAGAGGACTGGTTTCATATCCTCTTTATCTGCATAGTGTACTGTCACATCTGTAATGTAGATGACATAGGCAGTAATGTATATGCACGTGCTGCTTCCGGCGACAGAAGGAATGCCTTGACGTTACTCCATCTGCAATATGATGGGCGAATGACCATAGTGACCATGGTGGGCAGTCACCAGTTCCATGTGTTTCGTTTTAGTATTGTTTTGTGATATCTTATGTGTtttattgtacgcagagcggtagttgagTAGAAAAATCACGTTAGGGTTTTCCGAACCGGGCTGATTCAGTCAACTCACTGGGGAGTGCCGTTCCCACGTACTTCGCTCTTGCCACGAACCTTTCccagttatctggtaccatggaaactggGATGGCCCTCTATGAGCATTTCTGGAAGGTAGACTCTCGGCcctgttatttgcggttgacccccttgtgggagtttcatggtggttgtaccCATATCGCGGACAGAGTTTCATTTCATTCTAAAAGAATTTATAGAAGCATTTTCAATTACACCCTTTCAAGTTATCCTTCAATATATAGATCTCGTCATTTATATGCTTCCGCTTTTTGCAAGCGGTATTTATCTAGTTTGGCTCTAGTGGGTCGCCCTTGATATACTATATGTGTAGCGTTTTTCTTATCGATTGCCTGCAAGCACTCTTCGTCCAACCTTTGTCCCTTTTGTGCTGCGGTTGGTGCCAGATGCTTTTCTCTACAGCAGTCTAAATTTGGTCGTTTACCGTAGACGACTCTACTCTCCATCAAAGCTGTTGGCATCCTGATGTCGGTCGAGCGTCTGCAGGATTTGTTCGTCTGACGTTCCAACATATTTCGATGGCATTTCTTCACTCTGCAGCTTTTTAAGATCGAATCTAATAACTAGGGTGGGCCTGCTACTTCCATCTCCCATTATTTGCTGCCTGGCATCGATATCTTGTTCTGACGAGAGAGTGGTCGCTGTCGCAATTTTCCCCGCGTTATGAGTATACATCAAGGATGCTGGATCCACCTTGTTTTTCAATAAGAATGTGATCAATCCGATTAAACGTCGTCCCAACTTGAGAGTGGATCCTGCGGTGAGGGACACAACTCGATGAGGTTGCCATATTTCTGCTGATAGTGCATTCTATAAGCCAATCAATGAGTACTATGTCCATGTACTTTGAAGACAATGAATCAAATACTGACTTCGTCGCTTACTGAATCgtccttgtcttctttttggaGCATATATGTACGTTGATTAGTGAAgcgttgaaaaatttaattttactcAAACCGCATCAATTCTTTTGTTGATAAGTTTAAAATCTGTGAGGTTGCGGGCGAAATTCTTATAAACGACAAAAGCTATGCCACATTCTCGCGTTCCAGACTTTGAAGAAAATTGCTTTCCGACTTTGCCTCTAATTCACACAATATTATCTTCTCCTCTTATCTGTGCATTGAATCGATTAATAGTAATATAGTAAACTCTTGCCAGTCGATAAAATAAGCCGCCAATGCATTGATTATTTCGTTAACATCATTGAGTAATAATTATATTGTGAATTTGCCCCTAAGTTAATCACTGAAAATTAATCACATATTGTTTGTTTACTTTTAGGCCGTATTGATAGATGCTTGTAGCATTGTCTTTGATTTGATCTGCATCATTTCGTTTTACTACCCAATAAGTGagttttttcttttacttttgtGCATTACATGTGACTTTGTAGTAGAAGTAAGATAAAATAAATtacgtttgacagacagaccgacagacagtaaaccgattttaataaacttttatcttctatcttctaaaAATCTAAAACGCTTCTTGAAGTCTGCAATTGCAACTTTGAAGTTCAAGTAAAACAATCTTTCCAGGAGCGTTGAAAGCTATGAAATTAACGGGTTATAATTAACAATCTGCACTGATTTGAATGGCTtgcaattttataattttttgttttaaaatgttGGTATTACGCCACGTAAGAATTTATTGCATtatcttttaaatatttaattttttacagCTGATAAGTTAGATTCCAAAGCAACAAGAACTTCATATTGCCCGTGTGTATACGTGCGCCTATTTTATGCCGCAAGACAGCTTAGGAATAACAGCTACAATATTTTATCCTTAGTACTTTTAAAATAGACAGGTAGCTGGGTTCTGGGCGAAATTCAACAATTATGACATTCGGAAACGTTAAAAAGTTGGAGACTGAGTTTAACAGCAAAATTGTACCTGGGAAACCGAAGTCACTCGAAAATCCGAATGCTCACAGTTATATATCGGTAAAACATGAAAAGCTCCAACATAAAACCAGATAGAAGCAATGGTGTCCTGCGTATACCGAAGTCCAGATAAGGTAGATAAAACTCCAATGACGGTGAATGTGCAGCAATGATGAGAAGTATTTCTTAGTGAGCGGTTCACAAATGCTACGAAATGATGTATACCACACaaagaaaaaatcaacaaacaatGCTTAACTCGTGATCTGTACTTTAGAGGAGAATTAAACCTGCAAAATTGTATATCGGTTGGGAGGTCTAGGTTCTGGGAAAATGGTCCGAAAGTTGAGGAatcctttgaaaatttttaaactgTAGTCTTTCCATTAATGTTGAAGATTTCGGAAAAATgagcttaattcatgatcactagtCCCAATATAAAATGGAAAAGTCATCCACGGctcagcaaccggtatccggtcgagaCCTGTCTTAGTAAAGAAACCCAAACATTCTGGTATTACGTCGACgtctaccaattcaatatctctagcagctgtttggcgtcctggcatacgccattgcttcatctcaggcagcgtctgccacgtcttctttttgtaccatagatattggcccgGGCTCaattatcctcacccatacggattaagtgacttgcCCGctaccggattttatccacaaccaaacggtcttgatatcattcataaatttcgtcgttatataggtttaagtcctcccaactactggtctatgctgacaatatcgacgcggcggcgcgagatcttgggctgcacatcaatgaaggcaagacaaagtatatggtggcaacgtcaccatcaaaaaccaaccaaccaacaacatcaaaccgcactggtcaaacgggaaggataaagataagagaccacaactttgagaccgctgataatttctcctatctagggtcgaaaatcacaaccgataacagctacgatgatgaaatccgcgcacggttgttgtcagccaacagagcctatttcagcttccaaaaactgtttcgctcaaaacgtctcaccatagggtcaaagctcttactgtacaagacaatgatcttgtcagtccttatgtattcttcggagacttttgttcttagcaagaaaaattgcgaactcttggccgcgttcgagagaagcatccccctacatgagaatggacgattccgtagcctacataacgacgaaatgtatgagcgataccatgactatcaggttgcggataaaatccggttgaatagattacggtgggcgggccacttaatccgtatggatgaggatgattcagcccgaaaagtctataagggcctatggtagaaaaagaagacgaggcagaccctgcctgagatggagcaatagcgttggtcaagacgccagacagcttttagggatatcggattggtggacgtcggcacaaaaccgagatgtctggaattccttattaaggcaggcctagaccggataccggttgttgcgccgctgatgatgatgatagattacgggaacgtccatcctcatgtagagggccaacagTTCTTCGAACGATTttcctctcgaacgcagccaaaagttcataatttttcttaccAAGAACCTCCGAGGAACGCATATGGGCTGGCAAAACACAAAGTTTTATACTATAAcagatttgaccctatgatgaaacgtttcgagcggaacacctgttatcggttgtgattttcgatcctaaataggagaaattatcaactgtattaaagttgtagtcttctatctttattgttctcattttaccagtgccatttgatgcgactacttctttgatttttggtggTGAtgctgccaccatgtacttaaAAAAGAAACATGATAGGATATTCTCTTGACTTATattgttgttgatgtggaatggtctcgatagtgatcctgctgcttttatctgatatcatcgcacattggtcagggtcagcctagtcagtcttatcaatttcttcgggataccgaattctctcatggccgtctacagttttaccctatacAAGTAttgtaaatcaaaattgaaCTGCAGGTTATGCTCCATGTTGCAGTCTCTACTGAAGCGACTTCAGACCTTTTCTTTAAGCCAAATGTACTGGCAATAAAGTATAAAACATATATCACTCATATATTACATAAAAGTTGGAAAGAGGTAGTAGTGTGCAGGTCCCGGAGCGTAAGCATGGACCGGTACCCTCGATAGAGCACAAAATCTGGGAAACACCTGTTGAACCAATATCAACAACTCTGCCACCAACCGCCACGTGATAATCGCTAGAGGTttcttcttaatgaaaaactgtagacgAAAAAGGATGAACGTGACTCCCTACACATAAAAACCGGGCAAACtgccaactggttctccaagtTGGTGGTTGGATAGATCTGACGGAAAACGATTGCTTATCAGAAAAagaacctcggactggattaaCTATACAACAAAGCACCCGACAAAGATAAAGGACAAAGAATAGGAGCCTCTCAACAACTAGCCGATATGTTCCCCCAATATAAGACTAATATCACGGCGTTTTGAGATGTGCACTGTTCAGGGACCAGACTGTTCCCTAGAGTTGAACGCCGTCATTTCTCAGCCTTATGAATGTGCGAACAAGTAGGGAGGTCAATATAGACTTCCATCGCGatgtcgttggcatggtgttccggacTCATATAAGAATACCACtctgaatcccctctgacaattagataAGAGTCAATACACAAGCCACCCCCAACGAAATcttccataacacctataaaaggggaatggatgccgcaataatcgccaCTATCAAATGCTCTGGAGACGAAACCTTGACAAATGAatttcacaattacctgaagagcgttgtcattgatacggccacaaatatatttggTCAGAGTAATAACAAAAAAGCTTAAATGATTGGTTTAACGATGATTATAAGCTAGAAACAAatcggaagaatgctgtatatcgggcaatgcgggcacgcgcagagacttacaaCGAACTCCGGAGCGGAGAAACGGGAGAGCTAACCGGACTGTGAAATCGAGaagtacaggcagcaaccgcaccaggtgcggaagtttcatAACAAATTACCAGGATGAATCCATATACACGGCAATGCTGATGCTGTTGAAACAaacagggaaatttgatttccgaatgTATtttcatattgaagcgatgtgttgagtattttgatgaactgccacCAAGCGTGGAATTAACAGTCCCTTTGGCTTCAGAGTCATAAGTGgccagcagccgatggaattacggcgAACAACAAGCCAGATATGGGGACGACCAACTACACGCACCGGTTTATCGCCTTATTCTCTCGACCGAATAACTGACAACGAGGCGATATTtgcttcatacataaaaaaaggaGACGTCACTCAGCGCAATAATTATTGGGTCCCCAAATTTGTAGAAGTAACAAATACAGTCAGTCAATCGAAATATTCACTAGATGGATCTACACGGTTTTGTCATCTTAACGGTAGTTTGTTTATGCGGGCAGCAAGGAAGTCTGGAGTCGATAAAAGCAATGAAGTTCTTCCTTGAATTGTAAAGATCCATAAATTGTAATCTACTGAAGCAAGGTCCGGTCCAAAACAGCACGCATTTTGACTCATCCATGATTCCACAAATTGCGTTAAACACAAGAAATTAAAGACGCTTCACTTCTGGCAAACCAGCAAtagatcaaatttccctctgCAGCAGtcgatcgaaaaactgttgaatTATGGCCATCtgctatattatatatattttgatcAGCTTCAATACTGCCTGCATAGCCaatcatgaaagaattcggtattccaagcAATATTATTAATATGATTGACTAGACTGACCGTGACCAATGCACGAGGCGTCAGCATCAAAACAAagacaacaacaacatcaaataacaCTATTCAACTGGAAAaagtaaagataggaggctacaatttCAACGGCTTTGAAAGTTTCGATCCACGGTCCAAACTCATAACCGACAAACAATTTGCGAATTCCCcagacggttgttggcagccaacatatTTTATTTCTAGAAGACATGAATTGTTTGCaaggaaaattgctaaagaatttTTAGAGCctatatgatgatgaaattcatgAGCAATACTGTTTGGTCATGGATAAAATCCCCCGTTTATAGGGCAATATAAGTGGTGGCAAAAGAAGAGGTgttagaccctgcctcagatagagCGATGTTgtacgtcaggacgccagacaactgttagagatatcaaattggtggacctcggggcaaaatcCAGATGGTTTCTTactaaggcctagaccggtaccaattgttgcgccgctgatgataaTGAACGCTTGCTCTTATTATGCTAAAGAGCTCTTGGTCAACAAGAATATCGACTTTGTGTTTAAAGAAAAGAATAAAACAAACTTACCACGATCGATGGAGGATTATTTTGGAGAAGTTAACGATTTTGTAAATATGAATgccacattaaatacgtcaTATCGGAAAGTGCCTTAAATATGTATAGGGAATGGCGTACAACGTGCTTGCTTGAGTATCCGCAAGAAACTATTATGGGTTGGCGACAGGGGCTTGTTTATTGAAgttcattattttttccttttttatattgatattttcttcttcttctttggcctttgtcccgttcagaaacgGGGTCGGCCCGCTTTTTTATGTTGATATAATTAAGCTTAATGGAATAGCTTGACTATTATACGTATATTTTGAGTTACGCCGAAATAAACTGCAGATTTTTAGTTATAAATCGTCACTTCTCATAAAAAGCCTCGACATACACTTCAACATTCGTGCAATGTAGACAAATATTTGATATAAACAAGATACTCAACAACTAATAACTTCTGCTTTTCTTCCCCTATTTTAGATGGTTGGGCTCTCGCATTttcaattattaatttaatatgccGTCCTTTTTCGGCCCTCCTACTGCATCGTGAGTTCACCGAGCGTGGTGGAACTATGACAACAGGAACAATTTTCCCAACTACTCAACAACGAACCTACCAAGATATCGACCGTCCAACTCAGCCAGTGCCGACAAATAACCAAGGACCAAATGTGGCGAGTATTTTTTAAGGAAGAAACTTGAAGGAGAGGAACAGGGGATTGAATGAAAAGCACAATTTACTTATCACACGCAATCGGGAAAAGAAAACTAAGTCTCGTCTGTTTCTTCTTTCGGTTTCCTTTTGTTTTCGGTGTATTTAACTAgtagttgaaatatttttttgtttatctttATTTAATACCATTTAAagcatttttatatatattatataatatatgaatTTTATACAAACTTATTGAATAATAATgaattttgatatttgaaaTATGAAGATGTAACGGTGGAAGAGGGTACGATCAAATTTTTAATCTTTAGAAATTATTCGACAAACATTTACCCTTTAGCAGCTTCCGAATAGTAACTGATGTATGAAACAATGTTAACAAAGCAAGGAACTAAAAAAGACATTAGCTGTTGTGTCATTTATTGTTAGAGTCTATCATATCATGTatgttaaaattaaatttatagaAATTATTGAGAATTATGAAACAGATTTAATTAACATTCAATAGAATGTGGCAACAAATCGAGATGTGACTGCCTTAAACAAATCAATAGCTCAGGACTTAATAAAAACTTTAAAggaattaaattattatatttgcctTTGGTTCATTTAGGAAGAGATATGCTATGGGAAAAAGTAGATTAAGTAACCACTTTCGTTGCAGccagaaaaaaagatacaattgcTGTTTTGTTTGATCATCCAGACCCGACAAACAAAGGAAAAAATATCGCTTATATAaccattcaaaaaatatttgcttttattACGGTTGCCTGTTTattccttagtggagtatagggcatacACACAGtctgattgtgcttcagtttcactatcatcacacttatcGCTGCAAATGAAAAGCTCACAGCACCGAGACGAACACAACCATGGCATGTCGGGTTCAAACCTAAGATTGAGATGTTGACGCTCTACCGCTTCAATCATCGTGCTGCCAATTGTTACGTGTCGTCACTCTTTATTGCACAagattcaataataataatgtatagTTTA
The DNA window shown above is from Hermetia illucens chromosome 5, iHerIll2.2.curated.20191125, whole genome shotgun sequence and carries:
- the LOC119656499 gene encoding type-1 angiotensin II receptor-associated protein, encoding MTEISTLMGSPFVRVKLVTFVHFIFIANAMLTYTWPTAFLFYNILFIISLMWTIHCKESTDAVHTAVLIDACSIVFDLICIISFYYPINGWALAFSIINLICRPFSALLLHREFTERGGTMTTGTIFPTTQQRTYQDIDRPTQPVPTNNQGPNVASIF